The genomic interval AATTGGGCAAGACAACTGGTTGCGTTTGCCTATGTTGCCGACCTCTCGCAGTCTGAATTTATCCAACAGCGTGGCAATTACATTATTTGAAGTTTGGCGTCAGCAGGGGTTTGGCGGTGATAACGGTCACAGTATCGGTTATGACAATCTCATCCCTTATGACCCAAAATAACCTCAAAATTTATAAGCAATTTGCAGGTTTTGGCAACCCTGCAATGCGGTTGACATGACGCGCGACTAGACCTGTGTTAAACATGGCTTGCAATTTGGCATTATCAACCGCCAATGAGGGCAATTGCTTGGATAAAAACTTGATTAAAGGACGGGTCGTCGGTGGATGGCTGTATAAATCATAATATTGACGTACCGCGTCTATGATTTGATAGTGCTCAGGGGTTAACGTGACATCCAGCGTGTTCGCCAATTGTTGCGCAATATCTGGTGACCATGTTTGATGAGCTATCAAATGACCGTCTTGGTCAAGGGCGGCTTGGTCAAGTTCGGGAAGTTGGGTCATAGTATTTATAAGTCAAAAGTGGTATCAAAATGAGGCGCTGTGGTTGGCTTTAGCGATACTTGAGCGCACCAATCAAAGTCTGCTGATTGGTTTGCTTGCCATGCTTTGAATCTATCAAAATCCGCTAGTGCCAGCCAAGCCGGCGGCATATCATACATATCAAGGGATGCTAGCATATGGGCAAGCTTGCCCGTGGGCGCATCAAGTAGTAAGTTTAGCATGCCATCACCGATAGTCAGCTGAATTTGGTGGTCAAACGCCGCCAGCGCAAACGCCATTGATAAGGCTTCATGACAAAGCAAAAACGTGTCAGCGTAAATATTAATGACAATTTTCATAGTAAACCGCTATCGCTAAACCCATCCCAATTAAAACTGATAAACCGTTTTTGCCCTGTGCAGATGCATGGCTAATTCACCCAAACCGACTAATTCAAAGCCATCTGCCACATTGTCACCTTGTAGCTGATGTCTAGTTGCATTGTCAGCATCTGTCACCCCGCGAGCCAAAGCGGCACTCACGCACACTTGAATGGTTAAATCATGACTCATAGCAAAGTGTTGCCAATTTTTTGCCATATTTTCGATATCATCTGGCAGCCAAATTAATCGGTTCGCCAACATCACCGCATCACTATATAAGAAAATTTTAAAATCGGTAGCAGTTAACGGGTTTTGCTCAACGGTTGTTTTACTATCGTTTGCCCATAGCGATTGGGCGCATTCAAGCGCTCGTTTGGTAAGCGGATGACTAGGCGCATGTGTCATCAGCATCACAATTGGTGTATCGAGCGTCGAAGTATTTGGCATAGCGGTATTATTCGATGTAGTTATCAAATCAGTCATTTAACCATCTATAAATTAATCTATAAAGCTGCAATCTGCTCGCTATTTTAGCAAAATCGACCCCTATTTGCGATACTTGTAATAGCGGCGATAGTAGCGATACTTGTAATAGCTGCGATGCAATTGTCATCAAACTGTTATCAAATTGACATGAGGTTGTCAATGGCGGCTTATAAGCTTAACCCATACAAAGGATTGATTTAAT from Moraxella osloensis carries:
- a CDS encoding TusE/DsrC/DsvC family sulfur relay protein: MTQLPELDQAALDQDGHLIAHQTWSPDIAQQLANTLDVTLTPEHYQIIDAVRQYYDLYSHPPTTRPLIKFLSKQLPSLAVDNAKLQAMFNTGLVARHVNRIAGLPKPANCL
- the tusD gene encoding sulfurtransferase complex subunit TusD, with amino-acid sequence MPNTSTLDTPIVMLMTHAPSHPLTKRALECAQSLWANDSKTTVEQNPLTATDFKIFLYSDAVMLANRLIWLPDDIENMAKNWQHFAMSHDLTIQVCVSAALARGVTDADNATRHQLQGDNVADGFELVGLGELAMHLHRAKTVYQF